One stretch of Pirellulales bacterium DNA includes these proteins:
- a CDS encoding peptidylprolyl isomerase, protein MSKNRQAEVAAAQRQIDFSKFDYQLELQTSAGNILLDFEPQVAPGHCKNMLALAEIGFYNGLVFHRVISGFMIQGGCPAGSGMGGPGYTIPAEFNKLPHNPGVLSMARSNDPNSAGSQFFICLERVPHLDGQYTAFGNTANPESLAVVKAIGAVPTDGNDRPRKAVTINTARVIATPKAA, encoded by the coding sequence ATGTCTAAAAACCGCCAAGCCGAAGTGGCCGCCGCCCAGCGGCAGATTGATTTTTCCAAGTTTGACTATCAATTGGAACTGCAAACCTCCGCGGGAAATATCTTGTTGGATTTTGAGCCGCAAGTCGCGCCCGGCCATTGCAAAAACATGCTTGCGCTAGCGGAAATTGGCTTTTATAACGGGCTGGTTTTTCACCGCGTGATCAGCGGATTTATGATTCAAGGGGGCTGTCCCGCCGGTTCGGGCATGGGGGGCCCTGGCTATACGATTCCCGCTGAATTTAATAAATTGCCGCACAACCCCGGCGTGCTTTCTATGGCCCGCAGCAACGATCCCAACTCGGCCGGTTCACAATTTTTTATCTGTTTAGAACGCGTCCCGCATCTCGACGGGCAGTACACGGCTTTTGGCAATACGGCCAACCCCGAAAGTTTGGCAGTGGTTAAGGCCATCGGCGCTGTTCCCACGGATGGTAATGATCGTCCGCGCAAGGCGGTGACAATTAACACCGCCCGGGTGATTGCCACCCCCAAGGCGGCCTAA
- a CDS encoding BlaI/MecI/CopY family transcriptional regulator — MARPRLPFPTPGEFEILRLVWEHGELTVRDVHQLLLPHKPRAYTSIMTILKVMTDKGLLARRTRGRAFVYAAGVEERKTLHGMLHDMLTRVYRGSLVSLFGDLIDCAAPSECELGHLVQTLQRKISARESAAV; from the coding sequence ATGGCTCGTCCACGGCTTCCCTTTCCCACTCCGGGTGAATTTGAGATCTTGCGTCTTGTCTGGGAGCATGGTGAATTGACCGTGCGCGATGTCCATCAGTTGCTGCTACCCCATAAACCCCGCGCCTACACCTCGATCATGACCATACTTAAGGTCATGACCGACAAAGGCCTCTTGGCGCGGCGCACCCGGGGGCGCGCTTTTGTGTATGCGGCCGGGGTTGAGGAACGCAAAACCCTGCACGGCATGTTACACGACATGTTGACGCGGGTGTATCGCGGTTCCCTGGTGTCCCTCTTCGGGGATTTAATCGATTGTGCCGCGCCCAGCGAATGCGAACTTGGACATCTGGTCCAGACGCTGCAACGCAAAATATCTGCGCGGGAAAGCGCGGCGGTTTAG